In a genomic window of Xylophilus rhododendri:
- a CDS encoding efflux transporter outer membrane subunit: protein MTNNDKKSSAGGVVLYLGTLVIALGLTACANMSGIAPQAQLREGVSLGLPSAATGTPDLFADGAMAADWWRGFGDERLDDLVSQAVADSPTLKSAEARLQRAQAAADVTRSNDGPQLNGSVDATRQHFSANGIYPAPLGGSTFNLGTVRLSGSYELDFFGKNRAALESALGTANAAAADAQAARLLLACNVARNYFQLARLQAQLEVAQRTLAQRQETLGLVRDRVTAGLDTRLEERQSQAGIPEARQQIESLHEQIAITRNAIGALVGQPRGMQELEALPLASYEGVKLPATLPADLLGRRPDVAAARWRVESAAKSIDVAKTEFYPNINLTAFVGLNSLGFDNLAQGSSREWGVGPAIRLPIFDSGRLRANLRGRTADYDAAVESYNGTVIDAVHDAADQVASAKSIVLQQNQQRDAQEAAESAYDIARQRYRAGLGTYLNVLTAENSVLAQRRLAVDLAARRLDTQVNLIRALGGGYTGETTVAAVTPAAQR from the coding sequence ATGACAAACAACGACAAGAAATCTTCCGCCGGCGGCGTGGTGCTGTATCTCGGCACGCTGGTGATCGCGCTGGGCCTGACCGCCTGCGCCAATATGTCCGGCATCGCGCCGCAGGCGCAGTTGCGCGAAGGCGTGTCGCTGGGCCTGCCTTCGGCGGCGACCGGCACGCCCGATCTCTTCGCCGACGGCGCCATGGCGGCCGACTGGTGGCGCGGCTTCGGCGATGAGCGCCTGGACGACCTGGTCAGCCAGGCCGTCGCCGACAGCCCCACGTTGAAATCGGCCGAAGCCCGCCTGCAGCGCGCCCAGGCCGCCGCCGACGTCACCCGCTCCAACGACGGCCCGCAGCTCAACGGCAGCGTGGACGCCACCCGCCAGCACTTCAGCGCCAACGGCATCTATCCCGCACCGCTGGGCGGCAGCACCTTCAACCTGGGCACGGTGCGCCTGTCCGGCAGCTACGAGCTGGACTTCTTCGGCAAGAACCGCGCGGCGCTGGAATCGGCGCTCGGCACCGCCAACGCCGCCGCGGCCGATGCCCAGGCCGCCCGCCTGCTCCTGGCCTGCAACGTGGCGCGCAACTACTTCCAGCTGGCGCGCCTGCAGGCGCAGCTCGAAGTGGCCCAGCGCACCCTGGCGCAGCGCCAGGAAACCCTGGGCCTGGTGCGCGACCGCGTCACCGCCGGCCTCGACACCCGCCTGGAAGAGCGCCAGAGCCAGGCCGGCATTCCCGAAGCCCGCCAGCAGATCGAATCCCTGCACGAGCAGATCGCCATCACCCGCAACGCCATCGGCGCCCTGGTCGGCCAGCCGCGCGGCATGCAGGAGCTCGAAGCCCTGCCGCTGGCCAGCTACGAAGGCGTCAAGCTGCCGGCCACGCTGCCCGCCGACCTGCTGGGCCGCCGCCCCGACGTGGCCGCCGCCCGTTGGCGAGTCGAGTCCGCCGCCAAGAGCATCGACGTGGCCAAGACCGAGTTCTATCCCAACATCAACCTGACCGCCTTCGTGGGCCTGAACAGCCTGGGTTTCGACAACCTGGCCCAGGGCTCCAGCCGCGAATGGGGCGTGGGCCCGGCGATCCGCCTGCCGATCTTCGATTCCGGCCGCCTGCGCGCCAACCTGCGCGGCCGCACGGCCGACTACGACGCCGCCGTCGAAAGCTACAACGGCACCGTGATCGACGCGGTCCATGACGCCGCTGACCAGGTCGCCTCCGCCAAATCCATCGTGCTGCAGCAGAACCAGCAGCGCGATGCCCAGGAGGCCGCCGAATCGGCCTACGACATCGCCCGCCAGCGCTACCGCGCGGGCCTGGGCACCTACCTCAACGTGCTCACCGCCGAGAACTCGGTGCTGGCCCAGCGCCGCCTGGCGGTGGACCTGGCCGCGCGCCGGCTCGACACCCAGGTCAACCTCATCCGTGCCCTCGGCGGCGGCTACACCGGCGAGACCACCGTGGCCGCCGTCACGCCGGCCGCGCAGCGCTGA